One Lutzomyia longipalpis isolate SR_M1_2022 chromosome 4, ASM2433408v1 DNA segment encodes these proteins:
- the LOC129796489 gene encoding prolactin-releasing peptide receptor-like encodes MDLLDATQSLNDTHNSTWVGDVLLTPTSGSIADNTTEPFSLNATQTDIINNELVQATFCLLYTIIFILGVVGNILVCYVVFRNKAMQTVTNFFITNLALSDILLCVLAVPFTPLYTFLRRWVFGVALCHLVPFAQGCSVYISTLTLTAVAIDRFFVIMYPFQPRMKLSVCIWIIVTIWLFSILGTMPYGIFMRISMGKDDHNEDVSLCEEHWPSEQWRKVYGALTSLLQFAFPLVIITFCYVCVSIKLNDRAKSKPGSKTSKREEADRDRKKRTNRMLISMVAVFAISWLPLNLVNIYNDFYSMEEEWQFTTFLFFIAHSIAMSSTCYNPFLYAWLNENFRKEFKQLMPCFFGPNATLGGAIATASVVEGRNRGKWRPDPMRNSQCNGANSEAMQETLLPQRTTTRDASSCVNLSTSGTVVSSSTTTTAASSSTSSSPPPYSAVRHHDKTFLLPSGVLETHFEENPMTNNNNA; translated from the exons ACACCACTGAACCCTTCTCACTAAATGCCACGCAGACCGACATCATCAACAACGAACTCGTCCAGGCCACCTTCTGTCTCCTCTATACCATCATTTTCATCCTGGGTGTCGTTGGGAATATTCTG GTGTGCTATGTGGTTTTCCGCAACAAAGCTATGCAGACAGTCACAAACTTCTTCATCACGAATCTTGCACTATCGGACATTTTGCTATGCGTCTTAGCCGTACCATTTACGCCACTATATACCTTTCTGAGGCGGTGGGTGTTTGGTGTTGCCCTGTGCCATCTGGTTCCCTTTGCACAGGGATGTAGTGTCTACATCTCCACACTCACCCTCACTGCTGTGGCGATAGATCGCTTCTTCGTTATCATGTACCCCTTTCAGCCACGCATGAAGTTGTCCGTTTGCATTTGGATCATCGTGACGATTTGGTTGTTTTCCATCCTTGGCACAATGCCCTATGGGATCTTTATGCGAATCTCCATGGGGAAGGATGATCACAACGAGGATGTGTCACTGTGTGAGGAACATTGGCCATCTGAGCAGTGGCGGAAGGTTTATGGTGCTCTTACGTCTCTCCTCCAATTTGCATTCCCACTCGTGATCATCACCTTCTGCTACGTTTGCGTATCGATAAAGTTGAATGATCGTGCCAAATCGAAACCCGGCAGTAAGACATCAAAGCGCGAGGAGGCAGATCGTGATCGGAAGAAGCGTACCAATCGTATGCTAATCTCAATGGTTGCAGTATTTGCCATCTCATGGCTTCCCCTAAATCTCGTCAATATCTACAATGACTTCTACTCCATGGAGGAGGAGTGGCAATTTACAACGTTCCTGTTTTTCATTGCACACAGCATCGCAATGTCGTCCACGTGCTACAACCCCTTCCTCTATGCATGGCTCAATGAGAACTTCCGCAAGGAGTTCAAGCAACTCATGCCGTGCTTCTTTGGTCCCAATGCCACCCTTGGGGGTGCCATTGCCACAGCAAGTGTAGTCGAGGGTAGGAACCGTGGTAAATGGAGACCCGATCCAATGCGAAATTCCCAATGCAATGGTGCTAATAGTGAAGCTATGCAGGAAACCCTCCTGCCACAGAGGACTACGACACGTGATGCAAGTAGTTGCGTCAATCTGTCAACATCAGGCACAGTTGTCTCGTCGTCGACCACCACAACGGCAGCCTCGTCGTCCACATCATCATCACCACCACCGTATTCGGCCGTGAGGCACCACGATAAGACTTTTCTCCTTCCCAGCGGAGTTCTGGAGACGCACTTTGAAGAGAACCCCATGACAAACAATAACAACGCATGA